The genomic interval TTGTGGTGTGAAGGAATCATGTTTTTCACTTGGCCAACTTTATGATTTGGGTTAAGTTTGAAAATAGctagcaattaataaaatatttttttgttagatgAAATGAATTTgagtttaaatattgtttttttattatttcactttatACGAAGCACGTGCCGGGCCgctagtaaaaattataaaaaagcaatgtgtcatctcttgtttcaaacgtgtctcattgtaatatagaCCTTTTAAAAAGTAGATCGagactgcaacgtttcctactagatgacccaacagtcgctataagactgatgtgaaaggcatatactaatttcggcatcgacggtaggagatccgtagctttagttggtgaaagcgctcaggccgcgattgccagagagtcgcaggttcaaatccagtcggttccgaaaatttgcattttaaatttataaaattgaagtctaggtaaaaacactaataaaaattataaaaattataatggtTTTATATTTACGCAGCGCCTAATGTAGTTCTAACGGTGAAAGTTGATAGATTCATAAAGATGAATTATTCAATCGGGCTTTGAAACACATCACAGCAGGcgaatagaaaaaatatataccgtaataaatatatattaccttTTCAGGTGAAGCTCTAAAGAGTTTCTTTGGTATAACTTATGAGCAGATCCTAGAGAAAAACAGAACCAATTTCAACGAAATACTAACCATTGATCATATAACAAAAAATGGTAATGTCAAACATAACTTAACCGATATTAACTATTTGAAGAATTTGATGGTTAATGGTGAAAACATAATCATCCTTGTTCACGGTTTTATGGAAAGTTCAGATGGTTTGATGGTGCAAGGGGTGGCACCAGAATTGCTCAAGCAAAAGCGTGTGAAGGTATTCGCTCTGGATGGAAGAAAGGTGATCAATTGGGAGTACTTTAGATCTTCAACTCACGTCCGGTTCATGGGTCAAAAGTTTGGGACACTTTTGACAGAACTAATTATGCGTAagtataataaacattaaaaaaatctaaattcatttttcgattggcgcagtgggcagcgaccctgcttactgagtccaaggccgtgggttcgattcccacaactgaaaaatgtttctgtgatgaacatgaatgtttttcagtgtctgggtgtttatatgtatattataagtatttgtttatattattcataaaaaaaaatatatatatattcatcagttatcttagtagccataacacaagctacgcttactttgggactagatggcggtgtgtgtattgtatttatttagtgcagtatatttatttatttatttcatgtaagtGCTACACCAACCAAATCGTACACCAATCCGGCTGCCCAGCGCAGCGTGGTGAGTATGGGTAAACCTTCCCGTCGGGAGAGGccagtctagcagtggactgttataggcttttgatgaagTGCTTATGGAGTAggtcactttaaaaaaacaaaaacatatcatcatgatcatgtcaaccaattgacgtccactgctggacataggtcttttgtagggagttccacaataagcggtcctgggccgcttgcctccagcggcccccagcgactcgcctgatgtatctgtccacctcgttgggggccaacctacgctgcgcttaccggtgcgaaGTCGCCATTACAGCACCTTAAgacaccaacgtccatcggttctccgagctcggaaaaaacaatatatacctAGTGGTAAATAATTCTGATTCTATATTctagtgtaaataataaattttgtctTCACCAACCAAAGATAGTCAGAAGGAATCGCGGTAACATTTTTTGCCTGCCACGTTAAcggtaatgtatttaaatagtttcataaattaatttcgaattAGCATTGCTACGAATTGTACAAGGTGCTCTTGTATAATCTCGTTAgtaattaattgaataataatatatctccAAAAACTGTATTCATATTCTTAGTCCTTAATCAATGAAATTTAAACGTTGACAGTAATTAAATGTGGTTtgcgattttaataaaatattatattgttttggaaaatttattaattttccaatattatatttaacaacaAGCGGACccacgcaacttcgtccgcgtataagtcaatcaagaagctagaatagatctgatgctaacataataatttcgatgtatactgagttagtaagttgttattattttggttgatacatatatacatacatccgTCCATctatacatccatcctcacaaacattggcattttaaatattagtaggctggatttatttggtgtacaataaagtgtattttcatttaatttcatttaatttcatggATCGTCCGATATGCATTGCGAccacttgctgttatttgtgaagagtaaTGTCCTTTATCACTTACAATATTTCTCaaaacttcattaaaataagacaaaacatgcttgtacaaaagtaccctatatgttgacccggaatatcagctaccgctataccaaattttattttaatccgttcagtagttttcacgtgatgcctagacagacagacatacagacagacatacagacagataaaaattaaataaaaatctgttttggactaagtatcgattataaagtatcccccggtcaaaattttcaaaatatattaagtgtacagaaatcttccagttacagttttattataagtatagatatcttTCATTAACTGAGCAGGATTCTAAACCTTTCTACTTTTTAAATCTGTAACCAAAACATTTGCATAACCCTTTcaagttaaaaatttaactaacCAATTTTAACAGGTGGtgtgaacgcatcaaaagtaacTTTGGTCGGGCATAGTCTTGGAGCCCACATAGCTGGTATAGCAGGAACGAAAGTGAAAGATAAAACTGGTACACGCATTGCAAGAATAACTGGTCTAGATCCAGCTGGACCTTGCTTCAGTAACATAGACATAGGAGCAAGGCTGGATTCAACTGATGCTGAATATGTAGATGTTATCCACACCAACGCAGGGATGCTGGGATTGCAAGAACCTGTAGGTAACGATTGCTTGCATTTGGATATCagtttggatattggatagaaacaagggttactttgcagaattccatgatctactatgaaaattaaacttaattcgCTACCAtccgcgaaaggcaggagaatctgtgcggtgtaatatataatttcttcaatctttatacaccaaacagatcttcggcaatgtactctttaCGCACGTTACACTCCAACACGAGagcatgttgactttacaataaataactgtttaaattattcatttccTGAAAATGCTCCGAggtgtaaagattgaagaaattctaaattacaccatacaagaTCTCCtgctttttaaattaagttcaaATTTCATAAGTTATAGGTTTGTTTACTAGTTCCGAATATTAGCCAGTATTATTGTCctttatcaatagcctataacagtcaaaTGCTTGCCTGAAATCCTATcccaaagggagggtttgccaTTATCACCACGGCATGGGGTTGGCGATCGCGATAAGATCGCGTTCAGTTATctgaaatattcaaaaaaagcATATGTTTTTGAACATTATAAAGGTCTATttgaagaaatataatatttatttatttatttatttatttattagcttttcaagggaaacaaacagtataactatacataaaagtaatgccgtatttttgtatcacatataccaatgaagtttccacaacttggttatacatataacacgataacattaaccacaattgcttaggagtattGCTTAggagcaagcaattattatacaaaaaaaagaaaaaataataataatgtaagtaaaacaaaaatgaaaaacaaaaactttaaagctatagtacttattttatcaaaataaattttctaaacgtgccaattttgacatgaaaaatgttcgtctcacaatatttgttgttaaaagcattgcacgcacgagataaaaagttatttgccgaataccttgtcttccatctagcccacgcaaagggaggtttttcgccttgcatttaacctacgacatgcaaaatcgatattacttagaagaagtagggagtcaactaaattatgtattattttatataacaacatttgatctcttaaatcgcgtcttttttctaaagtaaaaatatataaaagatcaTATTATCATGCGAGTATACGTTCTAAGATCGGAACGAGTTAGCCTGAAAAACGGGTGAGGAGTTTCTAAAGATCTTTCTAGAGCGGATTATGCGAAGGGTGGATTCAGTTtcacttaattattaattaggatggatttaatatactcgtaatatGTTCTACattataaacaaagtaacaGAGCTTTTAACATGACTGTATGAAAAGGAGATTGTTCTCAATCCAGCTACTCGTATATAAGAGTATGCTAAGTATGGAAAAGTGGGGAATGAAATTTCATATTAGACTTCAGTTAATTACGGATAGTCGTAATAATgaatatatgtaattatttcaAACAACAGTTATAACATTGTTGTTGTAACTGTTGACAATGTTATAACTGTTCTTTgaaatatatgtaattatttcaAACAACAGTTATAACATTGTTAACATTGTCAACAGTTACAACAATACAAGTTTTTAGgtgtttattcataaaatattaatcagtcatagtacccataacacacgcttcGCTTTTTAGT from Pararge aegeria chromosome 18, ilParAegt1.1, whole genome shotgun sequence carries:
- the LOC120631774 gene encoding phospholipase A1 VesT1.02-like, translating into FVPVQNIKALCLYELLLLIRVFGTAIPRQAGFSVSSIIDPVLHPIVAAGSNRCEALKSFFGITYEQILEKNRTNFNEILTIDHITKNGNVKHNLTDINYLKNLMVNGENIIILVHGFMESSDGLMVQGVAPELLKQKRVKVFALDGRKVINWEYFRSSTHVRFMGQKFGTLLTELIMRGVNASKVTLVGHSLGAHIAGIAGTKVKDKTGTRIARITGLDPAGPCFSNIDIGARLDSTDAEYVDVIHTNAGMLGLQEPVGHKDFYPNNGMSQPGCIFSTCDHSRAWELYAESISSPNHFPARKCDNWTMFQNGLCAKNAVTYMGLNSRPGDLGIYFLTTGSSPPYSMEAAGSG